One part of the uncultured Bacteroides sp. genome encodes these proteins:
- a CDS encoding DUF6057 family protein, with protein MLKCKLGKAITWLLGLLVLLGSFVFFQCFYPYHLYYREQTQLFLYTSEYLSTYFQHPAWLACITGDFLTQFFYYIGGGAAILSLLLTLIYWLSWKALRIYLPNWLSLVLGVVVAFWELLRNCEQNYLTSSTIALIGGIGMFLLYALAAKSILKNRWLNLLFVIIWLFIGYWLFGYGAWIEGLLMLIWALKQKNWVPVVVILVEAAVIPLILRPAYLLTKEQAYTYPSRNMVAYPRMDIEKLLAMDCEFYFGHYNKVVKMVQESGMKNEAVSYYYNLANCMLGQMPDKLMNFYQPVSHGLIFNLGPDTPFLHIFFSNEVWYQVGEMTMAEHSAILGEIFSPNHRSARMLRRLAEINLITGDNEAAKKYLRILSKTQCYSKWAADRWPENQTKEVAAVYDYKRKYAVTADSLHGSENARTALRSLLVSHPDNTKAQDYLFCFDLLQKDVKGFMEDYTAFKLPTMSGAEISNSLYQQALLVYLANSKQTDAETLKHYRISPKIWDDFIDYTKKYEQGQGDGTLLQSFYGQSYWFYYHFAELVRK; from the coding sequence ATGTTGAAATGTAAATTAGGAAAGGCTATTACTTGGCTTTTAGGTTTGTTGGTATTGCTTGGGAGTTTTGTTTTCTTCCAGTGTTTCTATCCTTATCATTTATATTATCGGGAACAGACGCAATTATTTCTTTATACTTCGGAATATCTTTCTACTTATTTTCAGCATCCGGCCTGGCTTGCTTGTATAACAGGTGATTTTCTTACTCAGTTTTTCTATTATATTGGAGGCGGTGCAGCTATTCTTTCTCTCTTACTGACCCTCATTTACTGGTTATCCTGGAAAGCTTTACGAATTTATTTACCTAATTGGTTATCTCTTGTACTAGGAGTAGTGGTTGCATTTTGGGAATTGCTACGAAACTGCGAACAAAACTATCTTACCTCTTCAACGATAGCACTGATAGGTGGAATAGGAATGTTTTTATTATATGCATTGGCTGCCAAAAGTATCTTAAAAAATCGCTGGCTGAACTTGTTGTTTGTTATTATTTGGTTGTTTATCGGCTATTGGCTGTTTGGTTATGGTGCATGGATTGAAGGATTGCTGATGTTGATTTGGGCTTTGAAACAGAAAAATTGGGTGCCCGTTGTTGTTATACTTGTTGAGGCTGCTGTTATTCCTCTTATATTACGCCCCGCTTATTTGTTAACCAAAGAGCAGGCATATACTTATCCTTCAAGAAACATGGTGGCTTATCCTCGAATGGATATAGAAAAACTGCTGGCAATGGATTGTGAATTTTACTTCGGACATTATAATAAGGTTGTAAAAATGGTGCAGGAAAGTGGAATGAAGAACGAAGCTGTTTCTTATTACTATAACCTGGCAAACTGTATGCTGGGACAAATGCCCGATAAACTAATGAACTTCTACCAGCCGGTTAGTCATGGTTTGATTTTTAATTTAGGGCCGGATACACCTTTTCTCCATATATTCTTCAGTAACGAGGTGTGGTATCAGGTGGGCGAAATGACTATGGCAGAACACTCTGCAATATTAGGCGAAATATTCTCTCCTAACCATCGTAGTGCCCGAATGTTAAGGCGGTTGGCTGAAATAAATCTGATAACAGGTGATAATGAAGCTGCTAAGAAATACTTACGTATATTGAGTAAAACTCAATGCTATAGTAAGTGGGCGGCAGATCGTTGGCCGGAAAATCAAACAAAAGAAGTGGCCGCGGTATATGATTACAAAAGGAAATATGCAGTAACAGCCGATTCTTTGCATGGCAGTGAAAATGCACGAACAGCTTTGCGCAGTTTACTTGTTTCCCATCCGGATAATACAAAGGCGCAGGATTATCTTTTCTGCTTTGATTTATTACAGAAAGATGTAAAGGGTTTCATGGAGGATTATACAGCGTTTAAATTACCAACAATGTCTGGAGCTGAAATTTCTAATTCTTTATATCAGCAGGCGTTACTTGTCTATCTGGCTAATAGTAAACAAACAGATGCCGAAACGTTGAAACATTATCGAATCTCTCCCAAAATATGGGATGATTTTATTGATTATACTAAGAAATATGAACAGGGGCAAGGCGATGGCACATTGCTGCAAAGTTTTTATGGTCAATCGTACTGGTTTTATTATCATTTCGCTGAACTTGTGAGAAAATGA
- a CDS encoding glycoside hydrolase family 97 catalytic domain-containing protein: protein MRKKLLILSLLAMGIFNVQAKDVKVSGPDGKLQVTITDQDGKPAYSVSYNQKKFIELSPLGMKTNVGDFSQEMVMKENTSSSIDENYELKTTKKSKIHYVANELTCSFVNKDKHKIDVIFRVSNNDVAFKYKLYPCGDNLSCVINEETTGFNIPEKATSFLCPQVLPMGGFARTYPSYETDYEADAPLSNKSKTGQGYTFPCFFRIGEDGWALLSETGVTSAYCGSHLKDHKDGTTTYTIAFPHAGECNGNGTSAPAISMPGETPWRTITVGETLAPIAETTVSLDVVKPLYEATKKYEYGRGTWSWIMWMDRSMNYDDQKQYIDFASTMGYEFILIDALWDKNIGYEKMEELVKYAASKGVGVFLWYNSNGYWNDAPQGPRGIMGNIIARKKEMKWLHKIGIKGLKIDFFGGDKQMMMQLYEDILSDANDYGLGIVFHGCTLPRGWERMYPNFISSEAVLASENLNFSQERNDKEAFSACLHPFIRNAVASMEFGGSTLNRYYNRENSNDKRGNTRRTSDVFELATAVLFQSSVQNFALAPNNLIDAPAWAIEFMKKVPTTWDETKFIDGYPGKYVILARRHANKWYVAAINAEKKTKVINISLVGLNVGTKAILYNDNAKLEGNCSELNIDPKKPMKLTIPTNGGALIELDSL from the coding sequence ATGAGAAAAAAATTATTGATTTTGTCTTTGCTGGCAATGGGAATATTTAATGTTCAGGCAAAGGATGTGAAAGTTAGTGGACCTGATGGCAAGCTTCAGGTTACAATCACTGATCAGGATGGTAAGCCAGCCTATTCGGTTAGTTATAATCAGAAAAAATTCATTGAGTTATCACCTCTTGGCATGAAAACCAATGTGGGCGACTTTAGTCAGGAAATGGTAATGAAGGAAAATACCAGTTCTTCTATTGATGAAAATTATGAATTGAAGACCACTAAAAAGAGTAAGATTCACTATGTGGCTAATGAATTAACTTGTTCATTTGTTAATAAAGATAAGCATAAGATAGATGTAATATTTCGTGTTAGCAATAATGATGTGGCTTTTAAATATAAACTTTACCCTTGTGGCGATAATCTAAGCTGTGTTATTAACGAGGAAACTACAGGTTTTAATATTCCGGAGAAGGCAACAAGCTTTCTTTGTCCGCAGGTTCTGCCGATGGGTGGTTTTGCGCGAACATATCCTAGCTACGAAACCGATTACGAAGCAGATGCTCCTTTGTCAAACAAGAGTAAAACCGGTCAGGGATACACCTTCCCTTGCTTTTTCCGTATAGGTGAAGATGGTTGGGCTTTACTTTCAGAAACAGGTGTTACCAGTGCTTATTGCGGAAGCCATTTGAAAGATCATAAAGATGGAACTACGACTTATACTATTGCTTTCCCTCATGCAGGGGAATGTAATGGAAACGGCACTTCGGCTCCGGCTATTTCCATGCCTGGAGAAACTCCCTGGAGAACTATCACTGTAGGTGAAACTCTGGCTCCGATTGCGGAAACAACTGTTTCTTTAGATGTAGTGAAGCCACTTTATGAAGCGACTAAAAAATATGAATATGGTCGTGGTACCTGGAGCTGGATTATGTGGATGGACAGAAGTATGAATTATGACGACCAGAAACAGTATATTGATTTTGCTTCTACCATGGGTTATGAGTTTATTCTGATAGATGCATTGTGGGACAAGAATATTGGTTATGAAAAGATGGAAGAGCTTGTTAAATATGCTGCTTCCAAGGGAGTAGGAGTCTTTCTTTGGTACAACTCTAATGGATATTGGAACGATGCTCCACAAGGACCTCGTGGAATAATGGGCAACATCATTGCCCGCAAGAAAGAGATGAAGTGGTTGCATAAAATTGGTATCAAGGGACTAAAGATTGATTTCTTCGGAGGTGATAAACAAATGATGATGCAACTTTATGAAGATATCCTGTCAGACGCTAATGATTATGGACTGGGTATTGTTTTTCATGGTTGTACCTTACCTAGAGGATGGGAACGCATGTATCCAAACTTTATATCCAGTGAAGCTGTGTTAGCCAGCGAGAATCTTAACTTTTCTCAGGAACGCAATGATAAAGAAGCATTCAGCGCATGCCTTCATCCTTTTATTCGCAATGCTGTGGCATCTATGGAATTTGGTGGATCTACACTGAATCGCTACTATAATAGAGAGAATAGCAACGATAAACGAGGTAATACCAGACGTACTTCTGATGTTTTTGAATTGGCAACAGCTGTACTTTTCCAAAGCTCTGTGCAGAATTTTGCTTTGGCTCCCAATAATCTGATTGATGCACCAGCCTGGGCGATTGAGTTCATGAAAAAAGTTCCTACTACATGGGATGAAACAAAGTTTATTGATGGTTATCCCGGAAAGTATGTTATATTGGCTCGTCGTCATGCTAATAAATGGTACGTTGCTGCAATTAATGCTGAAAAGAAAACTAAGGTTATTAATATCAGCTTGGTGGGACTAAATGTTGGCACAAAAGCCATATTGTATAACGATAATGCCAAGTTAGAAGGTAATTGCAGTGAACTTAATATTGATCCGAAGAAACCTATGAAGCTCACTATTCCAACAAATGGAGGAGCATTGATAGAGTTGGATTCACTTTAA